Genomic segment of Serinicoccus hydrothermalis:
TCGTCGGGGTCGGCGGGAGCGGACCGGCACCGCGGACCGAGCAGCTCCGGCGCGCCGCGGGCGTCGCCGCGCGCTCGCTCACCGGACGGGGGTCGGCCCTCTTCGCCCTCGGCCAGGAGGGTCGCGACCAGGCCGTGGCCGTCGCCGAGGGGGCGGCGCTCGGCGCCTACAGCTACGTCGAGCAGCACGGGGTGGGCAAGGCCGACTCGGCGAAGGCACCCCTGGGCTCCGCGCTCGTCCGTGGCCTCTCCGGAGAGGAGGCCGAGGCGGCGCAGGCCGAGGTCTCGGCGCTGGTCGACGCGGTCTCGTATGCCCGCGACCTGGTCAACACGCCGCCCAACCTCCTCTACCCCGAGACCTTCGCCGCGGACGTCGTGAGCCGGGCGCAGGAGGCGGGCGTCGAGGTGGAGGTCTGGGACCCCGAGCAGCTCGCCGCGGAGGGCTGCGGCGGCATCATCGGCGTCGGCCAGGGCTCGGCCCGCGGACCCCGTCTCGTGACGCTGCGCTACACGCCCGAGGGCGCCGACCGGCACCTGGCCCTCGTCGGCAAGGGCATCACCTTCGACTCCGGCGGGCTCTGCCTCAAGCCGGGCGCCTCGATGGTGACGATGAAGATGGACATGGGCGGTGCCGCGGCCTGCGCCGCCGCCACCCTCGCCATCGCCGAGCTGGGTCTGCCGGTCCAGGTGACGGCATACCTCTGCCTCGCGGAGAACATGACGGGTGACCTGGCCCAGCGCCCGGGTGACGTCGTGACCATGCGGGGTGGACGCACGGTCGAGATCATCAACACCGACGCCGAGGGGCGCCTCGTCATGGCCGACGGCCTGGCGCTGGCCACCGAGCAGCAGCCGGACGCCATCGTCGACGTGGCCACGCTCACCGGTGCCTGCATCGTCGCGCTGGGCGAGCGGACCATCGGGGTGATGGGCAACGACGACGAGCTGCGCGACTCGCTGGTGCGCCTCGGCACCGACGCCGGGGACACCGCCTGGGCGCTGCCGATGCCCGAGGAGATCCGGCCCACCCTCGACACCCCCGTGGCCGACCTCAAGCACACCGGTGAGCGGTCCGCGGGGGCGATGGTGGCCGCGACCTTCCTCCAGGAGTTCGTCGGCACCCGCGGGGAGGGCGCGCAGGCCTCCCCGATCCCCTGGGCCCACCTCGACATCGCCGGTCCGGCCTACAACGAGAAGTCGGCCTGGGGCTACTACCCCAAGGGCGGCACCGGCGCCGGCGTGCGCTCGCTGGTCGCGCTCGCCCGCTCCTACGCCGGCTGAGCGGCACCGCACGCACGAGGGGCACCACCGCACGTCGCGGTGGTGCCCCTCGCGTCCGTCTGCCGGGCGACGTCAGCCGCTCTTGCGGCGGAACATCTGCTGGGCACCCGAGGTCTTGGCGTCGCGCTCCTGCGCGACCTTGCCGTGCTCGGAGTGGTCCGAGACGTCCGTCCCGCCGTGGGCCTGCTTCCTGGCCAGTGCCTCGCGGAACTTGGCCTTGACGTCGTCCGTGACCGGATCGTTGCTCATCGGGCCACCTCCTCACTCTCGCCGGACATGACCAGCCCACCCTGGCACGCCGATCCGAGGGTCCGCCACCGAATTCCGGGCAGGTGGCAGGATGGCTGGCGGACCGGCCGTCCTGGGTGGCACCACGCCTGACCCAGCGGCAGCATCACCCGTAGACTGCAGGCCCCGGACGAGGAGAGAGTCAACAGACATGTCGGAACGTGTATCGATGCCCGCCCTCGGTGAGTCCGTCACCGAGGGGACCGTGACCCGCTGGCTCAAGAGCGTCGGCGACTCCGTCGAGGTCGACGAGCCGCTGCTCGAGGTCTCCACCGACAAGGTCGACACCGAGATCCCCTCCCCCGTCGCGGGCACCCTGCAGGAGATCCTCGCCGAGGAGGACGAGACCGTCGAGGTCGGCGCCGACCTGTGCGTCGTCGGGGACGGCAACGGGGGCGACAGCAGCGACTCCGGCGGCTCCGACGCGCAGGCCGACGAGGAGTCCGGGCAGGCCGAGGAGTCCGGCGACGAGGGTGGGTCCGACGAGCAGGAGCGGGAGTCGGAGGACTCCGCAGCCTCCGAGGACACGAGCGACTCGAGCGACTCGAGCGACTCGAAGGAGGAGAGCAGCGAGGACAGCGGGTCCGGGGCCTCGAGCGGCTCCTCCGGGGGCGGCGGTGGCTCGGAGGGCGAGACCGTGACCATGCCGGCGCTGGGCGAGTCGGTGACCGAGGGCACCGTCACCCGCTGGCTGAAGTCCGAGGGTGACTCGGTCGAGGTCGACGAGCCGCTGCTCGAGGTCTCCACCGACAAGGTCGACACCGAGATCCCTTCCCCCGTCGCGGGCGTCCTGACCTCGATCCTCGCCGGGGAGGACGAGACGGTCGAGGTCGGCGGCGAGCTCGCCGTCATCGGGGGCGAGTCCTCCGGCGGCGGTTCCGACGAGGGTTCCTCGCAGTCCGAGCCGGAGCAGGACGAGGAGAAGTCCGAGGAGCCCGCCGAGGAGAAGTCGGAGGACAAGCCGGCCGAGGACGAGAAGGACGACAAGGCCGAGGAGGAGTCCTCCGACGACCTCGGCGGCGAGCAGGACAAGCAGGAGAAGGCGGCCCAGGAGGCCTCCGAGTCCACCGGCACCTCCGACGCCGACGACAGCGGTGAGGCGGTCGGTGTCGGCACCACCTCCGCCGAGTCCGGCAGCACCTCGCACAAGGACGCCGACGGCGACGGCACCCGGGACGTGGAGCAGCGCGAGCAGTCGTCCTCGCAGGGCCAGGACGTCAGCGCCTACGTCACCCCCCTGGTGCGCAAGCTCGCGGCGCAGCACGACGTCGACCTGGGCTCGCTGACCGGCACCGGCGTCGGTGGCCGGATCCGCAAGCAGGACGTCCTCGACGCCGCGAAGGCCAAGGAGGAGCAGTCGGCCGCGTCCGCCCCGGCGGAGGAGAAGGGGCAGGAGAGGAGCGCGGAGCAGCCCGCTGCCTCCGCGCCCGCCCCGAGCCCGGAGAGCGAGGCCAAGCGCGGCACGACGGAGAAGATGTCGCGCCTGCGCAAGGTCATCGCGACCCGCATGGTCGAGTCGCTGCAGACCAGCGCCCAGCTCACGACGGTCATCGAGGTCGACGTCACGAAGATCTCGCGGCTGCGCAAGCGCTCCAAGGACGACTTCCTCAAGCGTGAGGGCACCAAGCTGTCCTTCATGCCGTTCTTCGCGATGGCCGCGATCGAGGCGCTCAAGGAGCACCCGATCGTCAACGCCAGCGTCGAGGACGACTCGATCGTCTACCACGCGGCCGAGCACCTCGGCGTCGCCGTCGACACCCCGCGCGGCCTGCTGGTGCCCGTTATCAAGGACGCCGGCGACCTCAACATCGCGGGCCTGGCGCGCAAGATCGCCGACCTGGCCGAGCGCACCCGCGACAACAAGGTCACGCCGGACGAGCTGTCCGGTGGCACGTTCACGCTGACCAACACCGGGTCGCGCGGCGCGCTCTTCGACACCCCGATCATCAACCAGCCCAACGTCGGCATCCTGGGCACCGGCGCGGTCGTCAAGCGGCCGGTGGTCATCGTCGACGAGGACGGCATGGAGACGATCGCCATCCGCGACATGGTCTACCTCGCGATCAGCTACGACCACCGGGTCGTGGACGGCGCGGACGCGGCCCGCTTCCTGGCGACGATGAAGGAGCGCCTGGAGGACGGGAAGTTCGAGGTCTGAGCCGATGACGGATCCGTCCTCCGCCGAGCACGGCCCGCGGGTCGTCGCGATCACCGGTGCCAGCGGGCTGATCGGATCTGCTCTCAGCCAGGCGGTGCGTGATCGCGGCGACCAGGTCCTGCACCTGGTGCGCCGCGACACGCGCCCCGCCGACCAGCTCCCCGAGGGCGTCCGGGAGGCCACCTGGGACCCGGGCTCCCGGCTCGACCCCGAGGTCCTGGCCGGGGTGCACGGGGTCGTCCACCTGGCCGGAGCCGGGATCGCCGACAAGCGGTGGACGGACGAGCGCAAGAAGGTGCTCGTCTCCTCCCGCCTGGACGGCACCAGCACGATCGCCGACGCCCTTGCCGCCCTCGGGCAGGAGACGCAGCAGTCGACCGACAGCAACGGGGTCCCGAGGCTCGTGTCCGGCTCCGCCGTGGGCTTCTACGGCGACCGCGGGGACGAGGTGCTCACCGAGGAGAGCCGGCCGGGCGAGGGCTTCCTCTCCCAGCTCTGCCAGGACTGGGAGGCCGCCACGGCACCCGCCGAGCAGGCCGGGGTGCCGGTCGCGCACGTGCGCACCGGCATCGTGCTCGCCCCGGGCGGCGGCGCGCTGGGCCGGCTGCTGCCGCTCGTGCGTCTGGGCCTGGGCGGACCGCTGGCGGGCGGCGACTCGTGGTGGCCCTGGATCACCCTGCACGACCACGTGCGGGCGCTGCTCTTCCTGCTCGACCGCCCGGAGATCACGGGTGCGGTCAACCTGGGCGGGCCGGAGCCCGCCACCCAGCAGCAGGTCACCCAGGCCCTCGCCTCCCAGCTCCACCGACCGGCGATCCTGCCCGTGCCCGGCTTCGCGCTGCGCCTGGTCCTGGGCGAAATGTCGCAGGAGATCCTCTCCTCGACCCGGGTCCTGCCCGAGGTGCTGACGGCCGCCGGCTTCAGCTTCGACCACGCCGACCTCGACTCCGCCGCGGCGTGGGTGGTCGAGGAGTCCTCCGCCGCCTGAGCACCGGAGCCACCTGGCCTCCATCGCACAGGCGCCCTGCCCCCTCAGCGCACCGGAGCCCCCCACTCCTGCAGCAGCCAGCGCCCGTCGTGGCGCCCCAGCACGACCCGCACCTCGTCCTCACGCTCCGGCTCCGTGTGCACCACGTCCTCGCCGCGCCGCACCGTGAGGACCTCCCGCCGGACGACGAGGTCGGCCACCACCCGGCCGTCCTCCACCGACGCCGTGCTCACCCGGGCCACCGTGAAGGCGACATCCGGATAGGTCAGCCCCGCCCGCCCGGCCTGCCTCAGCTGCGCTCCCTCGGACCGAGCAGCTGGGGAGCCCGGCACGACGACGTCCTCGAGGCGGTCGGGGTCGACCTGCTCCCAGGCCGCGGCCCGGCGGTCGAGGAGATCCTGCAGGACGTCCGCGGCCGCCGCGTCGTCCCAGGTGGTGGTGGGCTCGGTCGGCCCGTCCGGGGTCGCGGTCAGGTCCGCGACGTCCGGGGGTCCCGCCGAGGTCGCCGCAGGATCCGCACCACGCGCGACGCCTCCTGCGGGTTCCGCGCGGGCGGGT
This window contains:
- a CDS encoding leucyl aminopeptidase, producing MSGCMPVTFTTDDLATAQVDALVLGATKRDGALALLEGHGLGEDVVQALSGALATLGAEGSTDEVSSLAGVAGVEAGLVLVVGVGGSGPAPRTEQLRRAAGVAARSLTGRGSALFALGQEGRDQAVAVAEGAALGAYSYVEQHGVGKADSAKAPLGSALVRGLSGEEAEAAQAEVSALVDAVSYARDLVNTPPNLLYPETFAADVVSRAQEAGVEVEVWDPEQLAAEGCGGIIGVGQGSARGPRLVTLRYTPEGADRHLALVGKGITFDSGGLCLKPGASMVTMKMDMGGAAACAAATLAIAELGLPVQVTAYLCLAENMTGDLAQRPGDVVTMRGGRTVEIINTDAEGRLVMADGLALATEQQPDAIVDVATLTGACIVALGERTIGVMGNDDELRDSLVRLGTDAGDTAWALPMPEEIRPTLDTPVADLKHTGERSAGAMVAATFLQEFVGTRGEGAQASPIPWAHLDIAGPAYNEKSAWGYYPKGGTGAGVRSLVALARSYAG
- a CDS encoding DUF5302 domain-containing protein, whose amino-acid sequence is MSNDPVTDDVKAKFREALARKQAHGGTDVSDHSEHGKVAQERDAKTSGAQQMFRRKSG
- the sucB gene encoding 2-oxoglutarate dehydrogenase, E2 component, dihydrolipoamide succinyltransferase gives rise to the protein MSERVSMPALGESVTEGTVTRWLKSVGDSVEVDEPLLEVSTDKVDTEIPSPVAGTLQEILAEEDETVEVGADLCVVGDGNGGDSSDSGGSDAQADEESGQAEESGDEGGSDEQERESEDSAASEDTSDSSDSSDSKEESSEDSGSGASSGSSGGGGGSEGETVTMPALGESVTEGTVTRWLKSEGDSVEVDEPLLEVSTDKVDTEIPSPVAGVLTSILAGEDETVEVGGELAVIGGESSGGGSDEGSSQSEPEQDEEKSEEPAEEKSEDKPAEDEKDDKAEEESSDDLGGEQDKQEKAAQEASESTGTSDADDSGEAVGVGTTSAESGSTSHKDADGDGTRDVEQREQSSSQGQDVSAYVTPLVRKLAAQHDVDLGSLTGTGVGGRIRKQDVLDAAKAKEEQSAASAPAEEKGQERSAEQPAASAPAPSPESEAKRGTTEKMSRLRKVIATRMVESLQTSAQLTTVIEVDVTKISRLRKRSKDDFLKREGTKLSFMPFFAMAAIEALKEHPIVNASVEDDSIVYHAAEHLGVAVDTPRGLLVPVIKDAGDLNIAGLARKIADLAERTRDNKVTPDELSGGTFTLTNTGSRGALFDTPIINQPNVGILGTGAVVKRPVVIVDEDGMETIAIRDMVYLAISYDHRVVDGADAARFLATMKERLEDGKFEV
- a CDS encoding TIGR01777 family oxidoreductase; protein product: MTDPSSAEHGPRVVAITGASGLIGSALSQAVRDRGDQVLHLVRRDTRPADQLPEGVREATWDPGSRLDPEVLAGVHGVVHLAGAGIADKRWTDERKKVLVSSRLDGTSTIADALAALGQETQQSTDSNGVPRLVSGSAVGFYGDRGDEVLTEESRPGEGFLSQLCQDWEAATAPAEQAGVPVAHVRTGIVLAPGGGALGRLLPLVRLGLGGPLAGGDSWWPWITLHDHVRALLFLLDRPEITGAVNLGGPEPATQQQVTQALASQLHRPAILPVPGFALRLVLGEMSQEILSSTRVLPEVLTAAGFSFDHADLDSAAAWVVEESSAA